One genomic segment of Amycolatopsis sp. Hca4 includes these proteins:
- a CDS encoding GNAT family N-acetyltransferase, producing MTSGGIAGPEVVLETGRLLLRPWRVTEAAVQRALWAERDPRVPPHRRIDAGGHPTVAELEEAIRAGWSSSAGLLAIERKAAGDVIGYCGLIDRGRGHAGELELAFELLRRTWGRGYATEAAMAVLDWARSAGYGRLRATVWEWNTASRRVLEKLGFTATGREQLDAAHGASLVMARLL from the coding sequence ATGACATCTGGAGGGATCGCAGGACCTGAGGTCGTGCTCGAGACCGGTCGGTTACTGCTCCGACCGTGGCGGGTGACCGAGGCTGCCGTGCAGCGCGCGCTGTGGGCCGAGCGTGATCCGCGGGTGCCGCCACATCGGCGGATCGATGCTGGTGGGCATCCGACCGTTGCCGAGCTCGAGGAGGCGATTCGCGCCGGCTGGTCATCGTCGGCCGGGTTGCTCGCGATCGAGCGGAAGGCCGCCGGCGACGTCATCGGCTACTGCGGGCTGATCGACCGCGGGCGGGGTCACGCGGGAGAACTCGAGCTGGCGTTCGAGCTGCTGCGCCGGACCTGGGGGCGTGGCTATGCGACCGAAGCCGCGATGGCTGTTTTGGACTGGGCCAGGTCGGCCGGGTACGGACGTTTGCGGGCCACGGTGTGGGAGTGGAACACCGCCTCCCGCCGCGTGCTGGAGAAGCTCGGATTCACCGCAACCGGGCGTGAGCAGCTGGACGCGGCCCACGGAGCCTCCTTGGTCATGGCCAGGCTGCTGTAG
- a CDS encoding condensation domain-containing protein, with amino-acid sequence MAAELPSRATVYRATPPQRRLITMRHTPGGVPTQIVAVHLLLRGPLDIDRLRSALTELVRRHPILRTNYAMLDDEEVLAIVHENEGPDVFQVAPPSGLSDETAIHEHAAQAFEDLSRNFLAPNRHSILQAALLPHRENLHSLLFAVDHVAIDERSRVILQRELAALYAQRPEELGEVHPFDPDSVRTSFPSIDETPALRRLLTPLPPRLLANPAPESDPDAFRPLTAAQPLARTTSSRLDETARRLRCSRFVLHLAAVMWALKQFTRTDDVSVVTPIDTRQRAEDFRTVGYYQNLALLRSRAPSAAGLAHTVRECRSIMRDTFHLRDYPIASLVTHAAVQRAGKHYRNPLYQVVLIHSTEDAGQSWALEGLEVKSMEIERTQAANELRIHVTDHPDGAELLLVGAAGAFEQRGLDRLLELWQEAESALTS; translated from the coding sequence ATGGCGGCCGAATTACCGTCACGCGCCACCGTCTACCGGGCCACACCACCGCAACGCCGGTTGATCACAATGCGGCACACACCCGGCGGCGTCCCGACCCAAATCGTAGCCGTACACCTGCTGCTACGAGGGCCGTTGGACATCGATCGCCTTCGTAGCGCACTTACGGAACTCGTCCGCAGGCATCCCATCCTGCGAACCAACTACGCGATGCTCGACGACGAGGAAGTACTGGCCATCGTGCACGAAAACGAAGGCCCCGACGTGTTCCAAGTAGCGCCACCCAGCGGGCTTTCCGATGAAACAGCCATCCACGAGCACGCGGCTCAGGCATTCGAAGATCTTTCCCGGAATTTTCTCGCCCCGAACCGGCACTCGATTCTCCAAGCAGCCCTGCTCCCCCACCGCGAAAACCTGCACAGTCTGCTCTTCGCGGTCGACCACGTCGCGATCGACGAGCGCTCACGGGTCATCCTCCAGCGCGAACTGGCCGCCTTGTACGCGCAGCGGCCCGAGGAACTCGGCGAGGTGCACCCCTTCGACCCGGATTCCGTGCGCACCTCGTTCCCGAGCATCGACGAGACGCCGGCTCTGCGCCGGCTCCTCACCCCCCTGCCGCCCCGGCTCCTCGCCAATCCGGCGCCGGAAAGCGACCCGGACGCCTTCCGGCCGCTGACTGCCGCACAGCCGCTTGCCCGGACGACCTCGAGCCGCCTGGACGAGACGGCACGGCGCCTGCGCTGCTCCCGGTTCGTCCTGCACCTGGCGGCGGTGATGTGGGCCCTCAAGCAGTTCACCCGGACCGACGACGTCAGCGTCGTGACGCCGATCGACACCCGGCAGCGAGCCGAAGACTTCCGCACGGTCGGCTACTACCAGAACCTGGCACTCCTGCGCTCCCGAGCACCAAGCGCGGCGGGCCTCGCTCACACGGTCCGCGAGTGCCGCTCGATCATGCGCGACACCTTCCACCTGCGGGATTACCCCATCGCGTCCCTGGTCACCCACGCCGCAGTCCAGCGTGCCGGAAAACATTATCGAAACCCGCTCTACCAGGTGGTCCTGATTCACTCGACGGAAGACGCTGGGCAAAGCTGGGCCCTCGAGGGACTGGAGGTGAAATCGATGGAGATCGAGCGCACACAAGCCGCCAACGAGCTGCGCATCCACGTCACGGACCATCCGGACGGCGCCGAGTTGCTTCTGGTCGGCGCGGCAGGTGCATTCGAGCAAAGAGGACTCGACCGGCTGCTCGAACTCTGGCAGGAGGCGGAAAGCGCCCTCACCAGCTAG
- a CDS encoding helix-turn-helix domain-containing protein — protein MNQSYDGPPDHKLEQHLAAMGLRLRAARRRADLTQGELAALSGVDRGNISRAEHGGNISLETLWRLALALDMHAADLLDDRLCRNN, from the coding sequence ATGAACCAGAGCTATGACGGGCCGCCCGATCACAAGCTAGAGCAGCACCTCGCGGCGATGGGCTTGCGTTTGCGTGCTGCCCGCCGGCGGGCGGATCTGACTCAGGGCGAGCTAGCCGCGCTCAGCGGCGTGGATCGCGGAAACATCAGCAGAGCGGAACACGGCGGCAACATCTCCCTGGAGACCCTGTGGCGCCTCGCCCTCGCGCTGGACATGCACGCCGCTGATTTGCTGGATGACCGCCTGTGCCGCAACAACTAG
- a CDS encoding N-acetyltransferase gives MSWLPDDFVHPIHTPVPGTGLHLRPIREADTALDYPAVMGSRERLWGIFGPAWSWPRETMTYEEDRLDLLRHEKEIAAHQSFNYALLDDEETAILGCVYIDPPERTGSDGEVSWWVVDDLVGSDAERALDALVPQWIAADWPFQRPRFLGRDITWQDWLALPPTS, from the coding sequence GTGAGCTGGCTGCCCGACGACTTCGTCCACCCCATACACACGCCCGTGCCCGGCACCGGGCTTCACCTGCGGCCGATCCGTGAGGCGGACACCGCTCTGGACTACCCCGCCGTGATGGGCTCCCGGGAGCGCCTGTGGGGGATCTTCGGCCCGGCCTGGTCTTGGCCCAGGGAAACGATGACCTACGAAGAGGACCGCCTCGACCTGCTGCGGCACGAGAAGGAGATAGCCGCGCACCAGTCGTTCAACTATGCGCTGCTGGACGACGAGGAGACCGCGATCCTCGGCTGCGTGTACATCGACCCGCCCGAGCGCACCGGTTCCGACGGCGAGGTGTCCTGGTGGGTGGTCGACGACCTCGTCGGCAGTGACGCGGAGCGTGCGCTCGATGCGCTGGTGCCACAGTGGATCGCCGCGGACTGGCCCTTCCAACGGCCCCGCTTCCTGGGCCGTGACATCACCTGGCAGGACTGGCTCGCGCTGCCGCCGACCTCGTGA
- a CDS encoding AMP-binding protein encodes MSAAFTPAGVAVCAAEDEQVSAGFRHHLGQAREAVALTDGRSSLTRARLAELGDGVRGHPRLRAATRIAVVGTQSLRLAAVLAACHLAGREFAVVDAGEDPTVLGAHLDALHPDAIVAVSDLDFARREPVVRADDLFCAPKSSVEDGQPVARYAYTVRTSGTTGRPKLVQLARSALGQYVAEFTAHYAVGPDSRIAVWAAPTYDAHHSQLFSALAAGAVGVVAEPEVRRGGDSVLDWLTAHRITHFETTPSILRLLVAAAATRGLPPDLVHLMCSGERFDPGLARAVVALGGRLRLSNEYGPTECVLATWHEVTPADLDLPDLPVGRAIAGREVTVCPPPGAATASAADPGEIIIRSPHLCAGYGIGGALAEAFPAGEDGVRTYRTGDFGYVDDRGLLRLTGRRDRTIKRRGVKIDLDDVERAFRAVPYVTDAAVRAENGGAAVWVWAVAAGRTAEALRADVMPLLAAASAPERIVLVDALPRLHSGKVDYAGLPRPVAATTEGAASATETEADVAAEFARVLGLPEASPDADFFALGGHSLLALDLNQGLARRFGVTVTLADVLRHPKARALAALIDRKRAGRPVTGADDHSAGLTAAERPLWSWSQLFPADGSANVVAGFRTKLPIGETAVTEAAGRLVRTTAQLRLRYPAAGRPERVVHPPRPVDVRTVTVAGDPGDSTRPEVRRELYRPFDIARDQLVRVVLVRSGTEVAVFLVVHHIICDGIGLATLLADLHRLLAGGGAGSASSAPAVLTGPPAPAAEQYWQSVKDRLRTIPCTLAPRPGALAEPEPFAVPKSTADALLAGENLRLSVVLVEHVAEALLRTTAADAVVVEVPVSLRTPEQARAVGNFVVDVPVVVDRGAPDGRAERRKRIAADLLDAVDAAAVAPGFGGLRPGQGLAPPGDAVVVLEHPPATTVPDRVAVPGSPPRNPVAVYVTAAGDDLEFRVLGRVDPALARNFATHLRTVTAGPAGPPVRQEHQ; translated from the coding sequence ATGTCTGCTGCATTCACGCCCGCCGGTGTCGCCGTGTGCGCTGCCGAAGACGAGCAGGTCAGTGCCGGTTTCCGCCACCACCTGGGCCAAGCGAGGGAGGCCGTGGCGCTCACCGACGGCCGTAGCTCGCTGACCCGCGCCCGGCTGGCGGAGCTCGGCGACGGCGTGCGCGGACACCCCCGGCTGCGTGCCGCCACCCGGATCGCCGTCGTCGGCACGCAGTCGCTGCGCCTGGCCGCCGTCCTCGCCGCCTGCCACTTGGCAGGCCGCGAGTTCGCCGTCGTCGACGCGGGCGAGGATCCGACCGTGCTCGGCGCGCACCTCGACGCACTGCACCCGGACGCCATCGTCGCCGTGTCCGACCTGGATTTCGCCCGCCGCGAGCCGGTTGTCCGCGCGGATGACCTGTTCTGCGCCCCGAAATCCTCCGTTGAGGACGGTCAGCCGGTGGCGCGGTACGCCTACACCGTGCGGACGTCCGGCACCACCGGACGACCGAAACTCGTGCAGCTCGCGAGGTCGGCCCTCGGCCAGTACGTCGCCGAGTTCACCGCGCACTACGCCGTGGGCCCCGATTCCCGGATCGCCGTCTGGGCCGCGCCGACCTACGACGCCCACCACAGCCAGCTCTTCTCGGCACTGGCGGCCGGTGCGGTCGGGGTCGTCGCCGAGCCCGAGGTGCGTCGCGGCGGTGACAGCGTGCTGGACTGGCTGACCGCCCACCGGATTACGCACTTCGAGACGACCCCGTCGATCCTGCGCCTTCTCGTCGCGGCGGCGGCCACCCGCGGACTGCCGCCGGACCTGGTCCACCTCATGTGCAGTGGCGAGCGTTTCGATCCCGGGCTCGCCCGGGCGGTCGTCGCGCTGGGCGGCAGGCTTCGGCTGTCCAACGAGTACGGCCCCACCGAATGCGTCCTGGCGACGTGGCACGAAGTCACCCCGGCCGACCTCGACCTGCCCGACCTGCCGGTGGGCAGGGCGATCGCGGGCCGCGAGGTGACGGTGTGCCCGCCGCCCGGCGCGGCCACCGCGTCCGCGGCCGACCCCGGCGAGATCATCATCCGGTCGCCGCACCTGTGCGCCGGCTACGGCATCGGGGGTGCACTGGCCGAAGCGTTCCCGGCCGGCGAAGATGGCGTGCGGACCTACCGGACCGGCGACTTCGGCTACGTCGACGACCGCGGCCTGCTGCGCCTCACCGGCCGCCGCGACCGCACGATCAAGCGGCGCGGGGTCAAGATCGACCTCGACGACGTCGAGCGCGCCTTCCGTGCCGTCCCGTACGTCACCGACGCCGCCGTCCGCGCGGAGAACGGCGGAGCCGCGGTGTGGGTGTGGGCGGTGGCGGCCGGCCGTACCGCCGAGGCCCTGCGGGCCGACGTCATGCCGTTACTGGCGGCGGCGAGCGCGCCCGAGCGGATCGTCCTGGTCGACGCCCTGCCCCGGTTGCATTCCGGGAAAGTCGACTACGCCGGTTTGCCCCGTCCTGTCGCGGCAACGACCGAGGGCGCAGCCTCGGCGACCGAGACCGAGGCGGACGTGGCCGCCGAGTTCGCCCGCGTGCTCGGGCTGCCGGAGGCGTCGCCGGACGCCGACTTCTTCGCCCTGGGCGGGCATTCCCTGCTGGCCCTGGACCTGAACCAGGGCCTCGCCCGCCGGTTCGGTGTCACCGTCACGCTGGCCGACGTGCTGCGCCACCCCAAAGCGCGTGCCCTCGCGGCCCTGATCGACAGAAAGCGCGCCGGGCGGCCGGTCACCGGCGCGGACGACCATTCCGCCGGCTTGACGGCGGCGGAACGGCCACTCTGGTCGTGGAGCCAGCTCTTCCCGGCCGACGGCTCGGCCAACGTGGTCGCCGGTTTCCGCACGAAGCTCCCCATCGGGGAAACCGCGGTCACCGAAGCTGCCGGGCGGCTGGTGCGCACCACCGCGCAGCTCCGGCTGCGCTACCCCGCCGCCGGGCGCCCGGAGCGGGTGGTGCACCCGCCGCGCCCGGTCGACGTCCGCACGGTGACGGTCGCCGGCGACCCCGGCGACAGCACGCGGCCCGAGGTGCGCCGGGAGCTGTACCGGCCGTTCGACATCGCCCGCGACCAGCTCGTGCGGGTCGTGCTCGTGCGGTCGGGAACCGAGGTCGCTGTGTTCCTCGTGGTACACCACATCATCTGCGACGGCATCGGTCTCGCGACGCTGCTCGCGGACCTGCACCGGCTGCTGGCCGGCGGGGGCGCGGGCTCGGCGTCGTCGGCACCCGCGGTGCTCACCGGGCCGCCCGCACCGGCGGCCGAGCAGTACTGGCAGTCGGTCAAGGACCGCCTGCGGACGATCCCGTGCACCCTCGCCCCGAGGCCGGGTGCCCTCGCCGAGCCGGAGCCGTTCGCCGTCCCGAAGTCCACTGCGGACGCGTTGCTGGCCGGCGAAAACCTGCGGCTCTCGGTGGTCCTCGTCGAACACGTCGCCGAAGCACTGCTGCGGACGACAGCTGCGGACGCGGTCGTCGTGGAGGTTCCGGTGTCCTTGCGAACGCCCGAGCAGGCTCGTGCGGTCGGCAACTTCGTGGTCGACGTGCCAGTCGTCGTCGACCGGGGCGCCCCGGACGGCCGCGCCGAGCGGCGCAAGCGGATCGCCGCCGACCTGCTCGACGCCGTCGACGCCGCGGCGGTCGCACCCGGCTTCGGTGGGCTGCGGCCCGGCCAGGGCCTCGCCCCGCCCGGGGACGCCGTGGTCGTCCTCGAACACCCGCCCGCCACCACGGTCCCGGATCGGGTCGCGGTTCCCGGCTCGCCGCCACGCAACCCTGTCGCCGTCTACGTGACGGCGGCCGGGGACGACCTCGAATTCCGGGTGCTCGGCCGGGTCGATCCGGCCCTCGCCCGGAATTTCGCCACCCACCTCCGCACAGTGACGGCCGGCCCCGCGGGCCCGCCGGTGAGACAGGAGCACCAGTGA
- a CDS encoding MFS transporter, translating to MAEPSPTSATPVSRARLLAGNPAFRSLCASRAVSFVGDGITTTALVLLVAPRDGPAGMGLLLVANALPRLGGPLAGVLADRVPARRLMVRCELASALVIGLTASTLPSLPVLTALVAVLGILATIRNPAGRSLVPVLVDAADRAPANALFGLGRTLTLTAGPGLGGLLGAAPGGAHTALAVDAATFLASALLLRGLPAIVPARAPGAITGVWAEAGGGVRYVVANRQILLLVLGLFPLVAFAAVDNVALVFFTGDAIHAGPAGYGVAAGAFGAGMVLASLACSRLARGHRPIVLLVLAVVATGAGMVVTGLASLLAVVVAAQLVAGAGNAVENIAYDTVVQDLVPRPFLGRVFGTIGTAAQLGAASASVLGSFLVGMVGARATFVLAGTGMFLVLVLLVRTIARQPR from the coding sequence ATGGCCGAACCATCGCCGACGTCCGCGACTCCGGTGTCCAGGGCCCGCCTCCTTGCAGGCAACCCCGCGTTCCGGTCGTTGTGCGCGTCACGAGCGGTGTCGTTCGTCGGTGACGGGATCACCACGACCGCTCTCGTCCTGCTCGTCGCCCCGCGAGACGGCCCCGCTGGGATGGGGCTGCTGCTGGTGGCGAACGCGCTGCCCCGGCTCGGCGGACCGCTGGCCGGCGTCCTCGCCGACCGGGTCCCGGCACGCCGGTTGATGGTGCGGTGCGAACTGGCCTCGGCGCTGGTGATCGGGTTGACCGCGAGCACGCTGCCGTCCCTGCCGGTACTGACCGCGCTCGTGGCGGTCCTCGGGATCCTGGCGACCATCCGGAACCCGGCCGGTCGCAGCTTGGTTCCGGTCCTGGTCGACGCGGCCGACCGCGCGCCGGCCAACGCGCTCTTCGGCCTGGGCCGAACCCTGACGCTCACAGCCGGTCCGGGCTTGGGTGGCCTGCTGGGAGCAGCTCCTGGTGGTGCCCACACCGCGCTGGCCGTCGACGCAGCCACGTTTCTGGCGTCGGCGTTGCTGCTGCGCGGGCTCCCGGCCATCGTGCCGGCCCGGGCCCCTGGTGCAATCACGGGAGTGTGGGCCGAAGCGGGTGGAGGGGTGCGGTACGTCGTGGCGAATCGGCAGATCTTGCTGCTGGTTCTCGGCCTCTTCCCGCTCGTCGCCTTCGCCGCGGTGGACAACGTCGCACTGGTCTTCTTCACCGGCGACGCGATCCACGCCGGTCCGGCCGGGTACGGCGTCGCAGCCGGCGCGTTCGGCGCCGGGATGGTCCTGGCCTCGCTGGCCTGTTCCCGGCTGGCTCGCGGGCACAGGCCGATCGTCCTGCTCGTCCTCGCGGTCGTGGCCACTGGCGCCGGCATGGTCGTCACCGGACTGGCTTCGCTTCTCGCGGTGGTCGTCGCGGCGCAGCTGGTGGCGGGCGCCGGCAACGCCGTGGAGAACATCGCATACGACACCGTCGTGCAGGACCTTGTGCCCCGCCCGTTCCTCGGCCGCGTGTTCGGCACCATCGGCACCGCCGCCCAGCTGGGAGCGGCTTCCGCCTCCGTGCTGGGCAGTTTCCTCGTTGGCATGGTCGGTGCCCGCGCCACCTTTGTCCTCGCCGGCACCGGGATGTTCCTGGTTCTGGTGCTTCTGGTGCGGACGATCGCGCGGCAGCCACGGTGA
- a CDS encoding tetratricopeptide repeat protein: MSDYEEDHFLPLELGGAPKDLRNLWPEPHFGDENSYSRTRLVLRELENASLVQQHIPGRYRMHDLIRLFATDPDHWRETGDTREAALRRVIDFQLHVAYAADRLLDPHRPPIRLGPPAPGVHPPPLSDASIAMTWLETEHPTLLAAHHAAAGKGWHAAVWQLAWTLDTFHYRRGHRIDRLRVWEAALDAAGQLPDFIARIDAQQHLGHACTALGSPGEGIEHMQRALDLAEHHRALDRQAQGHRNLAWAWEQRGDSRRALEHAVRARELFRDLDQPVLEAFALNATGWLAAQLGRYGSARRDCLTALAQHRRHRNPIGEAKALDSLGYIAHHTGDYHSAIAYYDQAVSRHLALGNTTEAVNSLDRLGHPHAALGRHELARATWREALQMYQDQGRDADAARVRRLLST; encoded by the coding sequence ATGTCCGACTACGAGGAGGATCACTTCCTCCCGCTCGAGCTGGGCGGTGCCCCGAAGGACCTGCGCAACCTCTGGCCGGAGCCGCACTTCGGTGACGAGAACTCCTACAGCAGGACGCGGCTGGTGTTGCGGGAGCTGGAGAACGCGTCCCTGGTTCAGCAGCACATTCCCGGCCGCTACCGGATGCACGACCTGATCCGCCTGTTCGCCACGGATCCGGACCACTGGCGCGAAACCGGGGACACCCGGGAGGCGGCGCTGCGGCGGGTGATCGACTTCCAGCTGCACGTCGCGTATGCCGCCGACCGCCTCCTGGACCCGCACCGCCCGCCCATCCGGCTCGGGCCGCCCGCTCCCGGCGTGCACCCGCCGCCGTTGTCCGACGCATCGATCGCGATGACGTGGCTGGAGACCGAGCACCCCACGCTGCTGGCGGCCCACCACGCCGCCGCAGGCAAGGGGTGGCATGCCGCGGTGTGGCAACTGGCCTGGACACTCGACACGTTCCACTACCGTCGGGGCCACCGCATCGACCGGCTTCGGGTGTGGGAGGCGGCGCTGGACGCCGCTGGGCAGCTGCCCGACTTCATCGCCCGCATCGATGCGCAGCAGCACCTCGGTCACGCCTGCACCGCACTGGGGAGCCCCGGGGAAGGGATCGAGCACATGCAGCGCGCCCTGGACCTGGCCGAGCACCACCGCGCCCTGGACCGGCAGGCCCAGGGCCATCGGAATCTGGCGTGGGCGTGGGAACAGCGAGGAGACAGCCGACGGGCACTGGAGCACGCCGTCCGCGCCCGGGAGCTGTTCCGCGATCTGGACCAGCCGGTGCTGGAAGCGTTCGCGCTCAACGCGACGGGCTGGCTCGCGGCGCAACTGGGCCGCTACGGCAGTGCGCGCCGCGACTGCCTGACCGCATTGGCCCAGCACCGGCGCCACCGCAACCCCATCGGTGAGGCGAAGGCCCTGGACAGCCTCGGCTACATCGCCCACCACACCGGCGACTACCACTCGGCGATCGCCTACTACGACCAGGCCGTCAGCCGGCACCTCGCCCTCGGCAACACGACCGAGGCCGTCAACAGCCTGGATCGGCTCGGCCACCCGCACGCCGCCCTCGGCCGGCACGAACTCGCGCGCGCGACGTGGCGGGAAGCACTGCAGATGTACCAAGACCAGGGCCGCGATGCCGACGCCGCTCGCGTTCGGAGGTTGCTGTCGACATGA
- a CDS encoding DUF5937 family protein → MTLVLRFGRADAARCRFAISPLQETMSALLVLKAPGRHGWYLPWLRDVWPDLARLDLGLLYAAAPSNGYGPDFLWPSPTSPLTTIDDDLAQVRATDPATVAAELAEHTRRHALRDDLRRILTGDPVLARDTLANQQQLAWQALVEPLWDRIRGLLDADIATRARQLADGGLEGLFAGLHRRAIWKNEELHLTGFRHGTVDLRGRGLVLVPTAFGWPNLGIGPTDDTSDPPPALVYPMLGTAQLWEPATRSPAVGRLLGTGRASVLAETVVPSTTGSVAHRVGLAPATVSEHLTVLRQAGLVTTARRGREVLYRQTPLATALLRSEPW, encoded by the coding sequence ATGACGCTTGTGCTGAGGTTCGGACGCGCGGACGCTGCCCGGTGCCGGTTCGCGATCTCCCCGCTGCAGGAAACGATGTCGGCCCTCCTGGTGCTCAAGGCGCCGGGCCGCCACGGCTGGTACCTGCCGTGGCTGCGCGATGTCTGGCCCGACCTCGCCCGGCTCGATCTGGGACTGCTGTACGCGGCCGCCCCGAGCAACGGGTACGGACCGGATTTCCTGTGGCCGAGCCCGACCAGCCCGCTCACCACCATCGACGACGACCTCGCTCAGGTCCGGGCCACCGACCCCGCCACCGTCGCCGCCGAACTCGCCGAGCACACTCGCCGCCACGCCCTGCGCGACGATCTTCGCCGAATCCTCACCGGCGACCCCGTCCTCGCCAGGGACACCTTGGCCAACCAGCAGCAACTGGCCTGGCAGGCGCTGGTCGAGCCGCTGTGGGACCGGATCCGCGGCCTGCTCGACGCCGACATCGCGACCCGGGCTCGACAGCTGGCCGACGGCGGTCTGGAGGGACTGTTCGCCGGCCTGCACCGCCGAGCGATCTGGAAGAACGAAGAGCTGCACCTCACGGGCTTCCGGCACGGCACGGTGGATCTGCGCGGCCGCGGCCTCGTTCTCGTGCCCACGGCCTTCGGGTGGCCGAACCTGGGGATCGGACCCACCGACGACACCTCTGACCCTCCTCCCGCGCTGGTCTACCCGATGCTCGGCACGGCGCAACTGTGGGAACCGGCCACCCGATCACCCGCTGTCGGGCGGCTCCTCGGCACTGGACGCGCATCCGTGCTGGCCGAGACGGTCGTCCCGAGCACCACCGGCAGCGTGGCCCATCGAGTCGGCCTTGCTCCGGCAACGGTCTCCGAGCACCTCACGGTGCTTCGCCAGGCCGGACTGGTCACCACCGCCCGGCGCGGCCGTGAAGTGCTGTACCGCCAGACACCGCTCGCCACGGCACTCCTCCGCTCCGAACCGTGGTGA
- a CDS encoding LppA family lipoprotein — MLSRAWPLAAALATVVVLTGCGDGHEYLDPQPTGPSMSKQQQQAQLAARPTLDEAIAGYEKLRTTLRERLSRDFGVTGWTEEPGSAEFSGCAPQFPALTEQEASKKFLPRWYAPASLLPQWDQVKQAIREVAGGHGFTTVALDANQAGDAELNLTDQIGAQLSIGTSKNTVLSLTTGCHLVKK; from the coding sequence GTGTTGTCACGAGCATGGCCGCTGGCCGCGGCGCTGGCGACTGTTGTGGTGCTGACCGGGTGCGGCGACGGCCACGAGTATCTTGATCCTCAACCGACGGGACCCTCGATGTCGAAGCAACAGCAGCAGGCGCAGCTGGCGGCCAGGCCGACGCTGGACGAGGCGATCGCCGGCTACGAGAAGCTGCGCACGACGCTGCGCGAGCGTCTCAGCAGGGACTTTGGTGTCACGGGGTGGACCGAAGAACCTGGTTCGGCTGAGTTCAGCGGCTGCGCGCCGCAGTTCCCGGCGTTAACCGAGCAGGAAGCCAGCAAGAAGTTCCTGCCCCGCTGGTACGCGCCGGCATCGCTGCTTCCTCAGTGGGACCAGGTGAAACAGGCTATCCGGGAGGTTGCCGGCGGGCACGGGTTCACCACCGTGGCGCTGGATGCCAACCAGGCCGGAGACGCCGAACTCAACCTCACCGACCAAATCGGCGCGCAACTGTCGATCGGGACGAGCAAGAACACGGTCCTGTCGTTGACCACGGGCTGCCATCTGGTCAAGAAGTAG